From the Candidatus Peribacteria bacterium genome, one window contains:
- a CDS encoding class I SAM-dependent methyltransferase, translated as MPPRRPPRTDADYTAYVKDFYKTIEDYDWNDVTDNMRGPEAILHRYREHRMISLLKRFAPDSPGLDVGCGTGLILRHLPTGSVGVDVNPRHLARAAIYAPQARVLEADAEHLPASLALFRLIVCTEVIEHLVHPRQALLSMQQHLTSDGVLIGSTPRRSLFWRFRFLSSTHFHNEPFHNEFTEKELRELFLDFDIVLLKKGFCRSMFFFVLKKKTAA; from the coding sequence ATGCCTCCCCGCCGCCCGCCCCGCACCGATGCTGACTACACCGCGTATGTGAAAGATTTTTATAAGACAATTGAGGATTATGACTGGAACGATGTGACGGACAACATGCGCGGCCCCGAGGCGATTCTTCACCGGTACCGGGAGCACAGGATGATTTCCCTGCTCAAACGTTTTGCTCCCGACAGTCCAGGGCTTGATGTCGGCTGTGGCACCGGGCTCATTCTGCGGCATCTGCCCACAGGGTCTGTCGGAGTGGATGTGAATCCCCGTCACCTTGCGCGGGCGGCCATCTACGCACCGCAGGCTCGGGTTTTAGAGGCGGATGCAGAGCATCTTCCCGCCAGTCTCGCACTATTCCGCCTGATTGTCTGCACCGAAGTCATAGAGCATCTGGTGCATCCACGGCAGGCCCTTCTGTCTATGCAACAGCATCTCACATCTGACGGCGTCCTGATTGGTTCTACCCCAAGACGCTCTCTCTTCTGGCGTTTCCGGTTCTTAAGCTCGACACACTTCCACAATGAACCGTTTCACAATGAATTTACGGAGAAAGAACTACGGGAACTTTTTTTAGACTTTGACATTGTGCTTCTGAAAAAAGGATTCTGCCGGTCAATGTTTTTCTTTGTGCTGAAAAAGAAAACTGCGGCTTAG
- a CDS encoding M23 family metallopeptidase, giving the protein MPQIDIQIDRPYMTLALVGVIVAGTIYGNSGTQAESPMGGDMDAEQMSNPVVIATTAEADMAKVRDEQLVLSKREEILREQLAALDDAMANGAFVDIDVYIETRDELVNLLKDKVAAEQKLVEALHEFWAADGYAFDASRYQSDDGSAVRFLWPVEPELGISARFEDSGYEKRFGMPHHALDIPTAQGTVITAAADGIVTKVSDQGMGFSSIVISHKNGMATMYGHVSGFLVAEGDTVEAGDPIALSGGTPGTKGAGLLTTGAHLHVAFYKDGAAVDPLDWLPTDGVDL; this is encoded by the coding sequence ATGCCTCAAATCGATATCCAGATCGACCGTCCCTACATGACACTCGCTCTCGTCGGTGTGATTGTTGCGGGTACCATCTATGGAAACAGTGGAACACAGGCCGAATCGCCTATGGGTGGAGACATGGACGCGGAGCAGATGAGTAACCCGGTCGTCATTGCCACGACTGCCGAAGCAGATATGGCAAAGGTTCGTGATGAGCAGTTGGTTCTTTCCAAGCGCGAAGAAATTCTCCGTGAGCAGCTCGCAGCACTCGATGATGCGATGGCAAACGGTGCGTTTGTGGATATTGATGTCTACATTGAAACACGTGATGAACTGGTGAATCTTCTCAAAGACAAAGTTGCAGCTGAACAGAAACTCGTCGAGGCTCTGCATGAATTCTGGGCGGCGGACGGGTACGCATTCGATGCATCACGCTATCAGTCTGATGATGGTTCTGCGGTTCGCTTCCTGTGGCCGGTCGAACCGGAACTCGGCATTTCCGCACGCTTTGAGGACAGCGGATATGAGAAGCGCTTTGGTATGCCGCACCATGCACTCGATATTCCCACCGCACAGGGCACTGTGATTACTGCAGCTGCAGACGGTATTGTCACCAAAGTCTCAGACCAGGGCATGGGCTTCAGCTCTATTGTCATCAGCCACAAAAACGGCATGGCAACCATGTACGGACATGTGAGCGGCTTCCTGGTTGCAGAAGGCGACACCGTCGAAGCGGGTGATCCGATTGCTCTCAGCGGAGGCACGCCGGGAACAAAAGGAGCTGGACTCCTGACAACCGGTGCGCATCTCCACGTCGCATTTTACAAAGACGGTGCTGCAGTTGATCCACTCGACTGGTTGCCGACAGACGGCGTCGATCTCTGA
- a CDS encoding ion transporter — protein MDMPRSERRAKNRRDLWAVLHDGRGRSGQILHFVMVVLILVSVAILPIKFLPGYATFNTVIDGMEAFIVAVFTVEYFLRIYAAPNRIRYLFSFYGIVDALSIAPFYTGIFQTEYIRILRFIRFFKLGEMQAGAAADRDEVTEKNVGLVEGESVEFVVSKHPLFLFLHCIPPAVAISFSLAIFLLADGNPIGLGIGFTLVLFALLFLLKGWLDFNYDVIYLTNFRLIFHNQHLFGRSINQVNYFSITNVKPSFSSMFSFLFRYGTLDIDTAADTPGQIHITMVRKHEKAAHIIMHKSFEMQNGQRSTPSVGNQSSGSTAAPSL, from the coding sequence ATGGACATGCCTCGTTCCGAGCGCCGGGCAAAAAACCGCAGAGATCTCTGGGCAGTACTGCACGATGGCAGAGGCCGCAGCGGACAGATTCTACATTTTGTGATGGTCGTATTGATTCTGGTATCCGTCGCGATTCTGCCGATTAAATTTCTTCCGGGGTACGCAACATTCAACACGGTCATTGATGGCATGGAAGCATTTATTGTTGCCGTGTTCACTGTGGAATATTTTCTGCGCATTTATGCAGCACCCAATCGTATCCGCTATCTTTTTTCGTTCTACGGCATTGTGGATGCGCTCTCGATTGCACCGTTCTACACCGGAATATTCCAGACCGAATACATTCGCATTCTGCGCTTCATCCGGTTCTTCAAACTGGGGGAAATGCAGGCCGGTGCAGCTGCTGACCGCGACGAGGTGACAGAGAAAAATGTAGGACTGGTGGAAGGGGAATCTGTGGAGTTTGTCGTCAGCAAGCATCCATTGTTTTTATTCCTGCACTGTATTCCGCCGGCAGTTGCCATCAGCTTCAGTCTTGCTATTTTCCTTCTTGCAGACGGTAATCCCATCGGGCTCGGGATTGGCTTCACGCTCGTCCTTTTTGCCCTTCTCTTCCTCCTGAAAGGCTGGCTGGATTTTAACTACGACGTGATTTATCTCACGAACTTCCGACTCATTTTCCATAACCAGCATTTGTTCGGGCGGAGCATCAATCAGGTGAATTATTTTTCCATTACAAACGTGAAGCCGTCGTTCAGCAGCATGTTCAGCTTTCTCTTCCGGTACGGGACACTGGATATCGACACCGCCGCTGACACACCGGGACAGATTCACATCACAATGGTCCGCAAGCACGAGAAAGCTGCGCACATCATCATGCACAAGTCCTTTGAAATGCAGAACGGTCAGAGATCGACGCCGTCTGTCGGCAACCAGTCGAGTGGATCAACTGCAGCACCGTCTTTGTAA
- the dgt gene encoding dNTP triphosphohydrolase produces the protein MFSLTERINEANKLLSPHAVRHEGRLGRVFPEQEDDTRFPFQRDRDRIIHSYAFLRLQAKTQVFAVGEMGDHVRTRLTHTMVVAQISRDLARMLQLNEDLAECIALAHDIGHPPFGHAGEEAIDAWMKEHGARFEHNEQSYRIVTLIEKHSSQYTGLNLNREVLEGLQKHSMTIAHSLEAKLVNIADEIAYHAHDCDDGLNAGLFSRTELLSVPLAAEAYERTRERGTYIRGALQHMMVHDLLEHSTLNPLDTHPIAFSSAMRHGITELRQFLWDHMYTHPQVVAQTTIGQTVVDALCRKLYEHPTQKITDLQERTGSGLVEAVKDYVAGMSDTYAKGMMETI, from the coding sequence ATGTTTTCCCTTACAGAGCGCATCAACGAGGCAAACAAACTTCTTTCCCCGCACGCTGTGCGGCACGAGGGCAGACTCGGACGCGTGTTTCCGGAGCAGGAAGACGACACCCGCTTCCCGTTCCAGCGTGACCGTGACCGCATTATTCACAGTTACGCCTTCCTGAGACTCCAGGCAAAGACACAGGTGTTTGCTGTTGGTGAAATGGGAGATCATGTCCGCACGCGCCTCACGCATACCATGGTCGTCGCGCAGATCAGCAGAGATCTGGCACGCATGCTGCAGCTGAATGAAGACCTCGCAGAATGCATCGCACTCGCACATGATATCGGGCATCCGCCGTTCGGACATGCAGGGGAAGAGGCGATTGATGCATGGATGAAAGAGCACGGAGCGCGGTTTGAACACAATGAACAGAGCTACAGAATTGTTACGCTCATCGAGAAGCATTCGTCGCAGTACACAGGGCTGAACCTGAATCGTGAAGTGCTCGAAGGACTCCAGAAGCACTCCATGACTATTGCGCATTCACTCGAGGCAAAACTTGTGAATATCGCCGATGAAATTGCCTACCACGCGCACGACTGTGATGACGGATTGAACGCCGGACTCTTTTCTCGCACGGAATTGCTTAGCGTGCCCCTGGCAGCAGAAGCGTATGAACGGACACGCGAACGCGGCACGTATATTCGCGGAGCCCTCCAGCACATGATGGTGCATGACCTCCTGGAGCACTCCACACTGAACCCTTTGGATACCCACCCGATCGCATTTTCTTCCGCCATGCGTCACGGCATTACAGAGCTTCGTCAGTTTCTGTGGGACCATATGTACACACATCCGCAGGTTGTTGCGCAGACAACTATCGGACAGACAGTGGTGGATGCACTGTGCCGCAAGCTCTATGAACATCCCACACAGAAAATCACGGATTTGCAGGAACGCACGGGTTCCGGCCTTGTTGAGGCAGTGAAGGATTATGTAGCCGGTATGAGTGATACCTATGCAAAAGGGATGATGGAAACCATTTAA
- a CDS encoding tetratricopeptide repeat protein produces the protein MTRVFLTKIWAPWLAGLLLLTFFTYAASFNNAFVRFDDNVLIYQNPAITHLSFQNLWFIFTHFDPELYIPLTFLTYQMIHTVAGLEPAAYHMASLLLHCINALLVASVIWSLTKKRSVALIVAALFALHPLHSEVVLWAAAMKDVLSTALGLLSLALYIRFRDTGDRRFWIWCSVTFALGLLAKVSIVLFPLLFVLVDYMQEKPLDRKAIITKWPLYLLSIVFIIIALAGKSTALGGISAITMLLLSFKASAFYVLKLVWPMDLSILYPQTTAVSLQDPLIIASIFIVIALLITAFFARSRARMITGGILWYFLLLLPSFSTFNKNGYLYFASARYAYLPSIGLFLIVALAAYVLWQRWRVSRIPLAILGVIITIIFVFLTHQQVDVWQNSKSLFGNVIARQPGAVIAYNNYANDITDPAEAIMYFRKAIALDPEFLLAYRNIAALHAKVHDTVKQQAIYQEALPILSAKKNPSEDDIALLFEYAELLDEQGNRALMFEQLQKAIALDPSFAAAQYNLGVKFEKYGMLDQAAPALERARELGGDTPDTLYHLASVYAQTGKLPQAAELLERLVRINPRYEKAAEHLANIKKLLGE, from the coding sequence ATGACCAGAGTTTTCCTCACGAAAATATGGGCACCGTGGCTGGCAGGCCTCCTCCTGCTGACATTCTTCACGTATGCGGCCAGTTTCAATAATGCATTTGTCCGCTTCGACGATAACGTCCTGATTTACCAGAATCCCGCAATCACCCATCTCTCGTTCCAGAATCTGTGGTTTATTTTCACGCATTTTGATCCTGAGCTGTATATCCCGCTTACATTTCTGACATATCAGATGATTCATACAGTGGCCGGACTGGAGCCCGCTGCGTACCACATGGCAAGTTTGTTGTTGCACTGCATCAACGCTTTGCTCGTCGCATCTGTCATCTGGTCGCTCACAAAGAAACGGTCTGTTGCACTGATTGTTGCCGCACTGTTTGCACTGCATCCGCTGCATTCGGAAGTTGTCCTGTGGGCTGCTGCCATGAAAGACGTGCTCTCCACAGCGCTCGGACTTCTCTCGCTCGCGCTCTACATACGTTTCCGTGACACGGGTGATCGCCGATTCTGGATCTGGTGCAGTGTCACATTCGCACTTGGCCTGCTTGCAAAAGTATCCATCGTCTTGTTCCCGCTGCTGTTCGTGCTTGTTGATTACATGCAGGAAAAACCGCTCGATCGCAAAGCCATCATCACCAAATGGCCGCTGTATCTGCTCTCGATTGTCTTCATCATTATCGCGCTTGCAGGAAAAAGCACAGCGCTCGGAGGAATCAGCGCCATCACGATGCTGCTGCTTTCCTTCAAGGCGTCCGCGTTCTACGTTCTGAAACTTGTCTGGCCGATGGATCTGTCCATTCTGTATCCGCAGACCACCGCAGTCTCTCTGCAAGACCCACTCATCATCGCATCCATTTTTATCGTGATCGCTCTACTCATCACCGCCTTTTTTGCACGCAGTCGCGCGCGGATGATCACTGGGGGCATCCTCTGGTATTTCCTCTTACTGCTGCCAAGTTTCAGCACATTCAATAAAAACGGCTATCTGTATTTCGCCTCTGCGCGTTACGCATATCTCCCATCCATCGGATTATTTCTGATCGTCGCGCTCGCCGCATATGTCCTGTGGCAGCGCTGGCGGGTCAGCCGTATCCCGCTCGCGATCCTTGGCGTCATCATCACCATCATTTTTGTATTCCTGACTCACCAGCAGGTTGATGTCTGGCAGAATTCCAAATCACTCTTTGGCAATGTCATCGCACGTCAGCCCGGCGCTGTGATTGCCTATAACAACTACGCAAATGACATAACCGATCCCGCAGAAGCCATCATGTATTTCCGCAAAGCAATCGCCCTCGATCCGGAGTTTCTCCTTGCCTACCGCAACATTGCCGCGCTGCATGCGAAGGTTCATGACACCGTGAAGCAACAGGCCATCTATCAGGAAGCACTACCGATCCTGTCTGCAAAAAAGAATCCGTCGGAAGACGATATCGCGCTTTTGTTTGAATACGCAGAATTGTTGGATGAGCAGGGAAACCGTGCACTGATGTTTGAGCAGCTGCAGAAAGCGATCGCCCTTGATCCGTCTTTTGCAGCAGCGCAGTACAACCTCGGCGTGAAGTTCGAGAAGTACGGCATGCTCGACCAGGCGGCACCGGCGCTGGAACGCGCGCGCGAACTCGGCGGCGACACGCCGGACACGCTTTATCACCTCGCATCCGTCTACGCACAGACCGGAAAGTTGCCGCAGGCAGCAGAACTTCTGGAGCGGCTGGTCCGCATCAATCCGCGGTACGAAAAGGCGGCGGAACATCTGGCGAATATTAAAAAGCTCTTGGGAGAGTGA
- a CDS encoding polyphenol oxidase family protein, with amino-acid sequence MIHQPFPLFAPFSDRLQIDFLTRRDGIKSDDDAARILGVDSFASAEQTHSNHTAIVREPQRRVAGADGLITDTSNLTLMIRIADCQALVLYDAKKNVVGNLHAGWRGVLCGAIPAFFEVLRKEWGSDPADIFVGAAPSLCKNCAQFRDPIEELPGIDPTFFEGRHVDLCGIADQQLADAGVLREHIERSPDCTKCRPDLYWSYREGNPEAVREGYRNVLACRIL; translated from the coding sequence GTGATCCATCAGCCGTTCCCCCTCTTCGCCCCCTTCAGTGACCGCCTGCAGATTGATTTCCTGACGCGCAGAGACGGTATTAAAAGTGATGACGACGCTGCACGTATACTTGGTGTTGATTCTTTTGCATCCGCAGAACAGACACACAGCAATCACACGGCGATTGTCCGTGAACCACAGAGACGCGTGGCCGGCGCGGATGGGCTCATTACTGATACAAGTAATCTCACGCTGATGATCCGCATCGCAGATTGTCAGGCATTGGTCCTCTACGACGCGAAAAAGAATGTGGTGGGGAATCTGCATGCCGGATGGCGCGGCGTGCTCTGCGGGGCAATTCCTGCGTTTTTTGAAGTACTGAGAAAAGAATGGGGGAGCGATCCTGCTGATATTTTTGTGGGAGCGGCTCCATCACTCTGTAAAAACTGTGCACAGTTCAGAGATCCGATTGAAGAATTACCAGGGATTGATCCAACGTTTTTTGAGGGTCGACATGTGGATCTGTGCGGTATTGCAGATCAGCAACTTGCAGATGCAGGCGTCCTGCGCGAACACATCGAGCGCTCTCCCGACTGCACGAAATGCAGGCCTGATCTGTACTGGAGTTACCGCGAAGGGAATCCGGAAGCTGTGAGAGAGGGATACCGGAACGTACTGGCGTGCAGAATCCTCTGA
- a CDS encoding NAD(P)H-hydrate dehydratase produces MRSPSSHKGENGKVAVIGGSRRMHGAPIFSALAAEASGVDLVYIALPTAHENVAKNASLNFQVFTFDGEELLKKDVGPMLQILAIMDCAVVGPGLSRHPDTLNAIEQVIGGAPCPLVIDATALQTSTLASVAGRGSVLTPHLGELERMGLLPEDIVQRAKVANSTFLLKGVTDLITGPDGETHESKGGNAGLTVGGTGDALAGLTAGLIAQRMQPTDAAILASKVMKAAGDRLFEEQGFRYTTMDVIEQIPFLLQEFSPDSL; encoded by the coding sequence ATGCGCTCTCCATCCTCCCACAAAGGCGAAAACGGCAAAGTTGCAGTCATCGGCGGATCTCGCCGGATGCATGGTGCACCGATTTTTTCCGCGCTGGCTGCGGAGGCGAGCGGGGTGGATCTTGTATACATCGCGCTGCCCACTGCCCATGAGAATGTCGCCAAAAACGCATCCCTGAATTTTCAGGTATTCACGTTTGATGGCGAGGAACTTCTGAAAAAAGACGTGGGACCAATGCTCCAGATATTGGCGATTATGGACTGTGCAGTTGTCGGTCCGGGTTTGTCGCGTCATCCGGATACACTGAACGCCATCGAACAGGTGATAGGCGGCGCGCCGTGTCCGCTCGTGATTGATGCTACCGCTCTCCAGACATCCACACTCGCATCGGTTGCCGGCAGAGGCTCTGTGCTCACGCCGCACCTGGGCGAACTCGAACGCATGGGTCTGTTGCCGGAAGACATTGTGCAGCGTGCAAAAGTTGCAAACTCCACCTTCCTGCTGAAAGGTGTCACCGATCTGATCACGGGACCCGATGGTGAAACACATGAGAGTAAAGGCGGGAACGCCGGACTGACAGTCGGCGGAACAGGCGACGCACTTGCAGGACTGACTGCAGGGCTCATTGCACAACGGATGCAGCCGACTGATGCCGCGATTCTTGCGAGTAAAGTGATGAAAGCCGCGGGCGACAGACTGTTTGAGGAACAGGGCTTCCGCTATACGACGATGGATGTAATCGAACAGATTCCATTCCTCCTGCAGGAGTTCAGTCCGGATAGTCTATAA
- a CDS encoding glycosyltransferase, producing MRIALVADWLTTFGGAEHVIAEFHAMFPQAPIFTTVARHGSLGLLNDADIRTTYLQRLYTLTHQYQILLPWMPRAIETIDLRGYDIVLSSSHAVAKGVIVDASTLHLCYCHTPVRYAWEMEDEYLRDFRVPHWIQKRVRKELSKIRRWDLTSAKRVDAYIANSTTTQERIKRIYNRESDVIPPPVSDRFFKTESRTLKAEHYYLAVGRMVPYKRFDLLIQVANELQLPLKIAGRGQDEKRLRALAGPTVEFLGFVPEADLPGLYANATALFFPQYEDAGIVLLEAQATGTPVIAYNAGGAKDMIHDGKTGIFFDAQTTDSVRDAVTRFSNHTWNRELIRSHAMQFSEDRFRRDIRQIVETQYRAFCDGSFRRL from the coding sequence ATGCGCATTGCACTTGTCGCAGATTGGCTCACTACATTCGGTGGAGCGGAACACGTCATCGCCGAATTCCACGCGATGTTTCCGCAGGCGCCGATTTTTACGACAGTCGCACGGCACGGCTCACTCGGCTTGCTGAATGACGCCGATATCCGCACGACATATTTGCAGCGCCTCTATACGCTCACACATCAGTACCAGATTTTACTGCCCTGGATGCCGCGCGCGATTGAGACGATTGATCTGCGCGGATACGACATTGTCCTGAGTTCGTCGCACGCCGTTGCAAAAGGAGTGATTGTCGATGCATCCACGCTGCACCTTTGTTACTGCCACACGCCCGTCCGCTACGCTTGGGAAATGGAAGATGAGTACCTGCGTGATTTCCGTGTGCCGCACTGGATACAGAAGCGCGTACGCAAAGAACTGAGCAAAATCCGCCGCTGGGATCTCACAAGCGCCAAGCGCGTTGATGCATATATTGCAAACTCAACAACAACACAGGAGCGCATCAAGAGGATTTACAACAGAGAGAGCGACGTGATTCCTCCTCCAGTTAGCGACAGATTTTTCAAAACTGAAAGCCGAACACTGAAAGCTGAACACTACTATCTTGCTGTCGGCCGTATGGTTCCATACAAGAGGTTCGATCTTCTTATCCAGGTTGCAAATGAATTGCAGCTCCCCTTAAAAATTGCAGGTAGAGGGCAGGATGAAAAGCGTCTCCGCGCCCTGGCCGGACCCACGGTGGAATTCCTCGGATTTGTGCCGGAAGCGGATCTGCCGGGACTGTACGCAAATGCGACTGCACTCTTTTTTCCGCAGTACGAAGACGCTGGCATCGTGCTGCTGGAAGCCCAGGCAACAGGCACTCCCGTCATCGCGTATAACGCGGGCGGTGCGAAAGATATGATTCACGACGGAAAGACCGGTATCTTTTTTGATGCGCAGACCACAGACAGCGTGCGTGATGCCGTCACACGTTTTTCGAATCACACCTGGAACCGCGAACTGATTCGCTCACACGCGATGCAGTTTTCCGAAGACCGCTTCCGTCGCGATATCCGTCAGATAGTAGAAACACAGTATCGTGCATTTTGTGATGGCTCGTTCCGCCGCCTATAG
- a CDS encoding serine hydrolase has translation MYGPLLSVLLMGMVPVWGLQASVRPLTRELSVAPPALSADARIALQTIGQSLSASGVIITDLESGQVLFERNADISRPMASLTKLMTALIIVENHPLDTLVKVPMDILKTAGNDYEHLPPGDTFTVGDLLSAMLINSSNDAAVTLAKFHSGTIADFATVMNDRAASLGLLHTSYENPIGFDAPLQDSTPQDLAWLAMYVLRYPDIRARMGIAQTQIKSISGFSMILSHTHELLHEDRFIIAGKTGTTDEAGQCLLSIVEVEGRRYVVVLLHSRDRYADMRSVLSGLRSVIASQ, from the coding sequence ATGTACGGTCCACTCCTTTCGGTTCTGCTGATGGGGATGGTTCCCGTGTGGGGGCTGCAGGCAAGTGTCCGCCCTCTCACCCGTGAATTGTCCGTCGCTCCGCCCGCACTCTCTGCGGATGCCAGAATCGCCCTTCAGACCATCGGTCAATCGCTCTCCGCTTCGGGGGTCATTATTACGGACCTCGAAAGCGGTCAGGTGCTGTTTGAACGTAACGCGGATATCTCCCGCCCGATGGCCAGTCTGACCAAGCTGATGACGGCACTCATCATCGTCGAAAATCATCCGCTGGATACGCTGGTAAAAGTGCCGATGGATATTTTAAAAACGGCAGGCAATGACTATGAACATCTTCCCCCGGGAGACACCTTCACCGTCGGTGATCTGCTCTCTGCCATGCTCATCAATTCATCGAATGATGCTGCCGTGACGCTCGCAAAATTCCACAGCGGTACCATCGCAGACTTCGCAACCGTGATGAACGACCGCGCCGCATCACTCGGATTGCTCCACACATCCTACGAAAACCCGATCGGCTTCGATGCGCCACTCCAGGATTCCACGCCGCAGGATCTTGCGTGGCTCGCAATGTACGTGCTTCGCTATCCGGACATCCGTGCAAGAATGGGCATTGCCCAGACGCAGATCAAAAGCATCAGCGGATTTTCGATGATCCTCAGCCATACCCACGAACTTCTGCACGAAGACCGCTTTATCATCGCCGGAAAAACCGGCACAACCGATGAGGCGGGCCAGTGCCTTCTTTCCATCGTCGAAGTCGAAGGCCGCCGCTATGTCGTCGTCCTGCTCCATTCACGCGACCGTTACGCTGACATGCGCAGCGTGCTCTCCGGTCTCCGCTCTGTTATTGCCTCACAGTAA
- a CDS encoding peptidoglycan DD-metalloendopeptidase family protein, with translation MRLACVLIFVVSALLPPYIPKEALAQTGVDLTGDVPQYLLVEDGFLMKSSSLTEQGSRRAYAQGLLYTVQNNDSLEKIAAQYHIKAETIRFANNLGDNAQLKPGQELVILPVDGVLHTVTRGQTLGRIAELYSIASAEIASQNNIEGGFILAGQELIIPGGKPIVAKPTTVAQTPKPGTPTKPATTTKPAKPSKAGDAAVPTGTILQMPCEKCSFTQYFRPGHYAVDIQEKGGGPIYAAEAGTVIRADYGWNGGYGNVIEIDHGNGLVTLYGHNKELYVKKGDAVTRGQNVGAMGNSGRVYGVTGIHVHFEVQVKGEKKNPLLYLK, from the coding sequence GTGCGTTTGGCATGTGTTCTTATCTTTGTGGTCAGCGCACTCCTGCCGCCGTATATCCCCAAAGAAGCACTCGCGCAGACCGGCGTGGATCTTACGGGAGACGTACCGCAGTATCTGCTGGTGGAAGACGGATTCCTGATGAAATCCAGTTCGCTCACCGAACAGGGCTCCCGCCGCGCGTACGCCCAGGGGCTCCTCTACACCGTGCAGAACAACGACAGTCTGGAGAAGATTGCGGCGCAGTATCACATCAAAGCTGAAACCATTCGCTTCGCGAATAATCTCGGAGACAATGCACAGCTTAAGCCCGGACAGGAACTCGTGATTCTTCCTGTGGATGGCGTGCTGCACACGGTCACACGCGGACAGACACTCGGACGTATTGCAGAACTCTACAGTATCGCATCTGCAGAGATTGCAAGTCAGAACAACATTGAAGGCGGATTCATTCTTGCCGGTCAGGAACTGATTATCCCCGGCGGCAAACCGATCGTTGCCAAGCCGACAACCGTTGCGCAGACACCGAAGCCCGGGACCCCCACAAAGCCTGCAACCACAACAAAGCCCGCAAAGCCATCCAAGGCCGGAGATGCTGCAGTGCCTACAGGAACCATCCTCCAGATGCCGTGTGAGAAGTGTTCCTTCACGCAGTACTTCCGCCCGGGACACTACGCGGTCGACATTCAGGAAAAAGGCGGTGGTCCTATCTACGCTGCAGAAGCAGGAACCGTTATCCGTGCGGACTACGGCTGGAACGGAGGCTACGGAAACGTGATTGAAATCGATCACGGCAATGGCCTGGTCACGCTCTATGGACATAACAAAGAGCTGTACGTGAAGAAGGGCGACGCCGTCACCCGCGGCCAGAACGTTGGTGCTATGGGAAATAGTGGACGTGTGTATGGTGTGACGGGTATTCACGTGCACTTTGAGGTACAGGTGAAAGGAGAGAAGAAGAATCCGCTTCTCTATTTAAAGTAG